One part of the Trichoplusia ni isolate ovarian cell line Hi5 chromosome 2, tn1, whole genome shotgun sequence genome encodes these proteins:
- the LOC113502007 gene encoding pro-epidermal growth factor-like yields MRAKGSSSKFECGHVIASRISHKSPSNVKIVHVPRAPTLRIVRKMQSLVVWWAVVSAAWALAGACSSSISKRPARPARPQRPHPQPQPQQRINVTFPTFKCEPDYSEYYCLNGGVCFTVVISDSPIYNCECRSGFVGQRCEFKDLDDSYVFTSRQLMMETASIAGGATVAVFLAILVCFGAWVRLHRRGKTPPFSEERGQVQLVAVAAPRGRVALCKAPAQPAPAPPDLHH; encoded by the coding sequence ATGCGAGCGAAGGGTTCCAGTTCGAAATTCGAATGCGGTCATGTCATCGCCTCTCGGATTTCTCATAAGTCACCGTCCAATGTCAAAATCGTGCACGTACCGCGAGCGCCGACCCTCCGGATCGTGCGGAAAATGCAATCGTTGGTAGTTTGGTGGGCGGTGGTGTCGGCCGCCTGGGCGCTGGCGGGCGCGTGCTCGAGCTCCATCTCCAAGCGGCCGGCCAGGCCCGCGCGCCCGCAGCGCCCGCACCCGCAGCCGCAGCCGCAGCAGCGGATCAACGTCACCTTCCCCACGTTCAAGTGCGAGCCCGACTACTCGGAGTACTACTGCCTCAACGGCGGTGTGTGCTTCACCGTAGTGATATCGGACAGCCCGATCTACAACTGCGAGTGCCGGAGCGGGTTCGTGGGCCAGCGCTGCGAGTTCAAGGACCTGGACGACTCGTACGTGTTTACGAGTCGGCAGCTCATGATGGAGACAGCGTCGATCGCGGGCGGCGCGACCGTCGCCGTGTTCCTCGCCATTCTAGTCTGCTTCGGCGCGTGGGTGCGGCTGCACCGGCGCGGCAAGACGCCGCCGTTCTCGGAGGAGCGCGGCCAGGTGCAGCTGGTGGCCGTGGCGGCGCCGCGCGGCCGCGTAGCGCTGTGCAAGGCGCCCGcgcagcccgcgcccgcgccgccggaCCTGCATCACTAG
- the LOC113501999 gene encoding general transcription factor IIH subunit 4, with protein MTESSKSKSSSLNLNPSPTLQCKDLHEYLKSRSPQFLETLYNYPTICLAVYRELPELARHFVIRLLFVEQPVPQAVVTSWVSQTYAKEQAKSCEALSELLVWQEAPIPGGMPGWMLAQSFKKNLKVALLGGGRPWSMSSSLEPDGKARDVAFLDAYALERWECVLHYMVGSAQTEGISADAVRILLHAGLMTRDAEDGSAVITRAGFQFLLLSTSKQVWLFLQHYLHTAEKRSLSAAECLAFLYQLSFSTLGKDYSTEGMSNNMLVFLQHLREFGLVYQRKRKAGRFYPTRLALNMARGDSTGPPAGVGPGAARGYILVETNYRVYAYTQTSLQVALLGLFTELLYRFPNLVVGVLTRESLRAALRGGITAAQVLRYLQQHAHPRLLAAEPGAQPGLPPTVVDQIKLWESERNRFTYTEGVVYNQFLSQADFVVLRDHAKLQGVLTWQNERSRTMVVTRQGHDDVKKFWKRYSKTS; from the exons ATGACAGAATCATCAAAATCGAAGTCTTCTTCTTTGAACTTAAATCCGTCACCCACTTTACAATGTAAAGATCTTCACGAATATCTAAAAAGTCGTTCCCCGCAGTTTTTGGAGACTTTGTACAACTATCCTACGATATGTTTAGCTGTATACCG AGAGTTGCCGGAGTTGGCTCGTCATTTCGTCATCCGACTGCTGTTTGTGGAGCAGCCGGTACCACAGGCGGTCGTCACATCCTGGGTTTCTCAGACATATGCAAA GGAGCAGGCAAAGTCATGTGAGGCCCTGTCAGAGCTGCTGGTGTGGCAGGAGGCACCCATTCCTGGTGGCATGCCAGGCTGGATGCTCGCTCAGTCATTTAAGAAGAATCTCAAAGTTGCTCTGCTTGGAGG TGGCCGCCCATGGAGCATGTCTTCATCATTAGAACCTGATGGCAAGGCTCGTGATGTGGCTTTCTTAGATGCGTATGCACTGGAGAGGTGGGAGTGTGTGCTGCACTACATGGTGGGCAGTGCTCAGACAGAGGGCATCAGTGCTGATGCTGTGAGGATCCTGCTACATGCTGGACTCATGACCAG AGATGCGGAAGATGGGTCGGCAGTGATTACTCGCGCCGGATTCCAGTTCCTCCTGCTGAGTACTTCTAAAcag GTGTGGTTGTTTCTGCAACACTACCTCCACACGGCTGAGAAGCGCAGTCTGAGCGCGGCGGAGTGCCTCGCCTTCCTGTATCAACTTAGTTTTAGTACACTCGGAAAG gATTATAGCACTGAAGGAATGAGCAACAACATGCTGGTGTTTCTGCAACACCTCAGGGAGTTTGGACTTGTATACCAAAGGAAG CGCAAGGCCGGGCGCTTCTACCCGACGCGGCTGGCGCTGAACATGGCCCGCGGGGACTCGACGGGCCCGCCGGCGGGCGTGGGGCCGGGCGCCGCGCGCGGCTACATCCTGGTGGAGACCAACTACCGCGTGTACGCCTACACGCAGACCAGCCTGCAGGTGGCGCTGCTGGGGCTGTTCACGGAGCTGCTGTACCGCTTCCCCAACCTGGTGGTGGGCGTGCTGACGCGCGAGTCGCTGCGCGCGGCGCTGCGCGGCGGCATCACGGCGGCGCAGGTGCTGCGCTACCTGCAGCAGCACGCGCACCCGCGCCTGCTGGCCGCCGAGCCCGGGGCCCAGCCCGGCCTGCCGCCCACCGTCGTCGACCAGATCAAGCTCTGGGAGAGCGAGCGGAACCGCTTCACCTACACCGAGGGCGTCGTCTACAACCAGTTCCTGTCGCAG GCGGACTTCGTGGTGCTGCGCGACCACGCAAAGCTGCAGGGTGTGCTGACGTGGCAGAACGAGCGCTCACGAACCATGGTGGTCACCCG